One Roseimaritima multifibrata DNA window includes the following coding sequences:
- a CDS encoding TonB-dependent receptor: MISNQERPTTGRKALAVNLDPRRYGSFAEIGAGQEVVRWFFRVGGAAGTIAKSMSAYDMAVSDAIYGPCDRYVCRQRLEDMLDHEHSLNLERLRESRGDTTAFFSFADTVSARNFRGTNDCHGWIGIRFQAHPRDQDSQIILHVRLLDNENALQQEALGIVGVNLLYGAFFLHHEPDQLIESLLDGLSTRRIEIDMIEFSGIAFRHVDNRVMSLRLVQLGLSSAAMFSATGEVLQPSEVLYKKPILVERGSFRPLTDVNLDMLRAASEKFEDEADVDASEVVTLAEITMRNLRANGEIDLSDFLARVDIMAASGMTVLISDYFEYYRLAAYLARHTKKKIGITMGAGSLVELFTEKYYTELEGGILESFGRLFKNDLKLYIYPLLDPDSGDLTTVGNLEVAPELRKLYRYLVDKGCIEQLDNHNPECLSTFSRQVLAMIEAGDDGWLKHVPAEVAKVIQDRGFFGYRRPLEAKLTKKSKAPATVIAPLDSPTGSAIMSYNGASQ, translated from the coding sequence ATGATCAGCAATCAAGAGCGACCAACGACCGGGCGGAAAGCACTTGCCGTTAATCTTGATCCACGTCGATATGGATCGTTTGCGGAAATCGGAGCCGGGCAAGAGGTTGTTCGCTGGTTTTTCCGCGTTGGCGGTGCGGCCGGGACGATTGCGAAAAGTATGTCGGCGTACGATATGGCCGTCAGCGACGCCATTTATGGGCCCTGCGATCGATATGTCTGCCGCCAACGGCTAGAAGACATGTTGGATCATGAGCATTCACTCAATCTAGAACGCTTACGTGAAAGTCGCGGCGATACGACCGCCTTCTTTTCGTTTGCCGATACTGTTTCCGCTCGGAATTTCCGCGGAACAAACGATTGCCATGGCTGGATCGGGATTCGATTCCAGGCCCACCCCCGCGATCAAGATAGCCAAATTATTTTGCACGTCCGGTTGCTGGACAACGAAAACGCTCTGCAACAGGAGGCACTGGGAATCGTTGGCGTGAATCTTCTGTACGGGGCATTCTTTTTGCATCATGAACCCGATCAATTGATCGAATCGTTGCTGGATGGGTTGAGTACTCGGCGAATCGAAATCGACATGATCGAATTTTCCGGGATCGCTTTCCGGCATGTTGATAATCGCGTGATGAGCCTCCGTTTGGTCCAGTTGGGGCTTAGCAGCGCTGCAATGTTCTCGGCAACTGGCGAAGTCCTGCAGCCATCGGAAGTTTTGTACAAAAAGCCTATCCTGGTCGAGCGAGGTAGTTTTCGCCCGTTGACGGATGTCAATTTGGACATGCTGCGAGCCGCTTCGGAAAAATTTGAAGACGAAGCCGACGTCGATGCCAGCGAAGTGGTGACGCTGGCCGAAATCACGATGCGGAACCTAAGAGCGAACGGAGAAATCGACTTGAGTGATTTCCTTGCTCGTGTTGACATCATGGCAGCAAGCGGAATGACCGTCCTGATCTCGGACTATTTCGAATACTATCGCTTGGCTGCCTACCTGGCGCGTCACACAAAAAAGAAAATCGGGATCACGATGGGGGCGGGAAGCCTTGTCGAATTGTTCACCGAAAAGTACTACACCGAATTGGAAGGTGGGATTCTAGAATCGTTCGGTCGACTGTTTAAGAACGACCTGAAACTGTACATCTATCCGCTTCTCGATCCTGATTCGGGAGATTTGACGACTGTCGGTAACCTTGAAGTTGCACCCGAGCTTCGCAAGCTGTATCGCTACTTGGTCGACAAAGGCTGCATCGAACAACTGGATAATCACAATCCGGAATGCTTGAGCACGTTTTCTCGCCAGGTGTTAGCGATGATTGAAGCCGGCGACGATGGCTGGCTGAAGCATGTTCCAGCGGAAGTCGCAAAAGTTATCCAAGACCGTGGGTTCTTCGGATACCGCAGGCCTCTGGAAGCAAAGCTAACCAAGAAAAGCAAAGCACCTGCAACCGTCATCGCCCCGCTCGATTCGCCAACGGGATCCGCCATCATGTCGTACAACGGCGCCTCACAGTAA
- a CDS encoding lactate/malate dehydrogenase family protein has protein sequence MKVSIIGGGGLVGSCAGYALQCGGIVRQIAMLDVNQDMAKGQALDLMHGSPSVADQCISGGGYEHIPDSDVICITAGLRRKPDESRLDLINRNTDLFVSILDEIKKVGTKSTAIVLVVSNPVDILTYVAAHRLGLPEEQVLGLGTQLDTIRFCSLIAQQLKASPTQTKALILGEHGDSMVPIWSSATIGGLPLDQFPGWNPGLANELFTRTKGSGAEVIKGKGGAGFAVGIAIRDVIEAIALDRRCLLPVSSIQRGCYGIRDVALSVPTIVGRQGVVDRLEIDLWPKEVQGIRNSGTNLRKTLEVVLQRLR, from the coding sequence ATGAAAGTTTCGATTATTGGTGGCGGCGGATTGGTTGGCTCCTGTGCCGGTTATGCATTGCAGTGTGGCGGAATCGTTCGTCAAATTGCGATGCTGGACGTCAATCAGGACATGGCAAAAGGCCAAGCCCTTGACTTGATGCACGGTTCGCCAAGTGTCGCCGACCAATGCATTAGCGGTGGTGGGTACGAACACATTCCCGATTCCGATGTGATCTGCATCACGGCGGGACTTCGGCGTAAGCCGGATGAATCGCGTTTGGACCTGATCAATCGAAACACCGATCTGTTTGTCTCGATCCTGGACGAAATCAAGAAGGTTGGGACGAAATCGACCGCGATTGTGTTGGTCGTTTCGAATCCGGTTGACATTCTGACCTACGTCGCCGCTCATCGACTGGGGTTGCCGGAAGAACAAGTCCTCGGCTTGGGGACTCAGCTGGATACGATCCGCTTTTGCAGCCTGATCGCTCAGCAGTTAAAAGCATCCCCGACGCAAACCAAAGCTTTGATCCTAGGTGAGCATGGTGATTCCATGGTCCCTATCTGGAGCAGTGCAACGATCGGTGGGCTGCCGTTGGACCAATTCCCAGGCTGGAATCCCGGACTAGCGAACGAACTGTTCACGCGTACGAAGGGAAGCGGAGCGGAAGTGATCAAGGGCAAAGGGGGCGCTGGCTTCGCCGTGGGCATCGCGATTCGCGACGTCATCGAAGCGATCGCTTTGGACCGCCGTTGTCTGCTGCCGGTTAGCTCGATTCAACGCGGATGTTATGGCATTCGGGACGTAGCCCTTTCCGTACCGACCATCGTCGGACGCCAAGGTGTCGTCGATCGCCTAGAAATCGACCTGTGGCCCAAAGAGGTTCAAGGGATCCGCAATAGCGGAACGAACCTGCGCAAGACCCTAGAAGTCGTGCTGCAGCGATTGCGATAG
- a CDS encoding class II aldolase/adducin family protein encodes MQNIHQIKQDICDIGRRIYSRQFAAANDGNITVKISENEFLCTPTLHCKGFLKPDDIATIDGTGKQISGRKKRSSEALLHLEIYKQREDVKSVVHCHPPHATAFAIAREPIPQCVLPEVEVFLGDVPITKYETPGGQAFADTIIPFVEKTNVMILANHGTVSYGESVEQAYWWTEILDSYCRMLMLARQLGNVAYLNEEKSRELLDLKDQWGYKDPRNTKEFENCDICANDIFRDSWEGAGVQRRAFDAPPPLKAAAAKAAGANGMDEEQLVKLITAEVMRQMKS; translated from the coding sequence ATGCAAAATATCCATCAAATCAAACAAGACATCTGCGACATCGGGCGTCGGATTTACAGCCGGCAGTTCGCTGCAGCAAATGACGGCAACATCACTGTAAAGATCAGTGAAAACGAATTCCTTTGCACTCCCACCTTGCACTGCAAGGGATTCCTAAAGCCAGACGACATCGCAACGATCGATGGCACGGGCAAACAGATCAGTGGCCGCAAAAAACGCTCCAGCGAAGCGTTGCTCCACTTGGAAATCTACAAGCAGCGTGAAGACGTCAAGAGCGTTGTCCACTGCCATCCACCTCACGCGACCGCGTTTGCGATCGCACGCGAGCCAATTCCACAGTGTGTCTTGCCCGAAGTTGAAGTCTTCTTGGGCGATGTTCCGATCACCAAGTACGAAACTCCCGGTGGGCAGGCGTTTGCCGACACGATCATCCCATTTGTCGAAAAAACGAATGTTATGATTCTGGCAAACCACGGTACGGTCAGCTACGGCGAATCGGTTGAACAAGCTTACTGGTGGACGGAAATCCTCGATTCCTACTGCCGGATGCTGATGCTGGCTCGCCAGCTAGGAAACGTCGCTTACCTGAATGAAGAGAAATCAAGAGAGTTGCTGGACCTGAAAGATCAGTGGGGATACAAGGACCCTCGTAACACGAAGGAATTTGAGAACTGCGACATCTGTGCCAACGATATCTTCCGCGACAGCTGGGAAGGTGCCGGAGTCCAACGCCGTGCGTTTGACGCACCGCCTCCACTAAAGGCCGCCGCTGCCAAAGCTGCCGGTGCCAATGGCATGGATGAAGAACAACTGGTGAAATTGATCACCGCCGAAGTAATGCGTCAGATGAAGTCTTAA
- a CDS encoding EutN/CcmL family microcompartment protein, protein MKIARTIGTVTLARMHPSLKGASLRCVEELATIDDVDKPIYGGETIVAWDYCGSGIGDRVALAEGPEAAAPKLPTVVPVDAAIVAVLDDID, encoded by the coding sequence ATGAAGATCGCACGAACCATCGGTACGGTGACGCTCGCAAGAATGCATCCATCCTTAAAGGGAGCATCGCTACGTTGTGTCGAGGAACTCGCCACGATCGACGATGTTGATAAACCGATCTACGGCGGCGAAACCATCGTCGCCTGGGATTACTGCGGTTCCGGCATCGGGGATCGCGTTGCCCTAGCCGAAGGCCCCGAAGCGGCCGCGCCCAAACTACCGACCGTCGTCCCCGTCGACGCCGCGATCGTCGCCGTGCTGGACGACATCGACTAA
- a CDS encoding EutN/CcmL family microcompartment protein: MQTAIILGKARATVKDISLTGQRLVVLQPIGVNDTADGPPLLAIDPMGARKGDHVIITSDGSYAQDFLGHKNTPARWTVMGLVDPSN; the protein is encoded by the coding sequence ATGCAGACAGCGATCATCCTCGGTAAGGCTCGAGCCACGGTCAAAGACATCAGTCTGACCGGGCAACGTTTAGTGGTGTTGCAGCCAATAGGCGTTAATGACACGGCCGACGGACCTCCGCTGTTGGCAATCGATCCGATGGGAGCCCGCAAAGGGGACCATGTCATCATCACCAGCGACGGCTCGTATGCTCAAGATTTTTTGGGGCACAAGAACACGCCGGCCCGCTGGACCGTGATGGGGCTGGTCGATCCCAGCAATTAG
- a CDS encoding aldehyde dehydrogenase family protein yields the protein MQYDENLIRNVVAQVLSEVGPMPSANGNNAHPHRSRGGQHGIFTDVNEAVAAARYAFEQFTRFTIEQRRRVIEIIREIAISQCEELGLMEMDETKIGRPEHKIEKLKTLGELSPGTEFFQSIAFSGDRGLAIIERAPFGVIGAITPVTHSLPTITGNSVSMLAGGNTVVVNPHPSGKRVAVEGVRRYNEAIERELGIDNLICVIAEPTLESANALFAHRDIALICVTGGPAVGRAALRSGKRAIVAGPGNPPVVVDETADLDLAARSIIQGAAYDNNLLCIAEKEVFVVDSVFDAMMAAMQRAGAVKLDAAQIAKLTKQAIVQVGDDNHDAACKDFIGQNASVLAAAAGVQVPDSVELVFGETDEHHPFVTVEQMMPFLPFVRARDVDHAISLAKTYEHGFRHTAILHSRNVRNMTKMGRALDTTLFIKNGPSMAGLGLGGEGYLSFSIAGPTGEGVTTPVTFTRERRCSMIDALNVVGSPDVL from the coding sequence ATGCAATACGACGAGAATCTAATCCGCAATGTAGTCGCCCAGGTTTTGTCCGAAGTGGGCCCAATGCCTTCGGCCAACGGCAACAACGCCCATCCTCATCGCTCTCGTGGCGGACAGCATGGGATCTTTACCGATGTCAACGAAGCTGTGGCTGCCGCCCGTTACGCGTTTGAACAATTCACGCGTTTCACAATCGAACAACGTCGCCGCGTGATCGAAATCATTCGAGAAATCGCCATCAGCCAGTGCGAAGAACTGGGCTTGATGGAGATGGACGAAACCAAGATCGGACGCCCGGAACATAAGATTGAAAAACTAAAGACGCTGGGTGAATTAAGCCCCGGGACCGAATTCTTTCAGTCAATTGCCTTTTCCGGAGACCGTGGTCTAGCGATCATCGAACGGGCGCCGTTTGGTGTAATCGGGGCGATCACCCCCGTCACTCACAGTCTTCCAACGATCACAGGAAACTCTGTCAGCATGCTGGCAGGTGGCAACACGGTCGTGGTCAACCCACACCCTTCGGGGAAACGCGTCGCTGTCGAAGGGGTCCGTCGCTACAACGAAGCGATCGAACGCGAACTAGGAATCGACAATCTGATCTGTGTGATTGCCGAACCAACCCTGGAATCGGCAAACGCCCTGTTCGCCCATCGCGATATCGCGTTGATCTGCGTCACCGGCGGCCCCGCTGTCGGACGTGCCGCGTTGCGAAGCGGTAAACGAGCGATCGTTGCCGGGCCAGGCAATCCTCCTGTCGTCGTCGATGAAACAGCCGATCTGGATTTGGCAGCTCGCTCGATCATCCAGGGTGCCGCATACGACAACAACCTACTCTGCATCGCAGAGAAAGAGGTCTTTGTTGTCGACAGCGTCTTCGATGCGATGATGGCTGCAATGCAACGGGCCGGTGCCGTCAAACTGGATGCGGCTCAAATCGCCAAACTGACCAAGCAAGCGATCGTGCAAGTCGGCGACGACAATCATGACGCGGCCTGCAAAGACTTCATCGGACAAAACGCTTCGGTACTTGCCGCTGCAGCCGGAGTCCAGGTTCCCGATTCCGTTGAACTGGTCTTTGGAGAAACCGACGAACACCATCCGTTTGTGACCGTCGAACAGATGATGCCCTTCCTCCCGTTTGTTCGCGCCCGCGATGTGGACCATGCAATTTCGTTGGCCAAGACGTACGAACACGGCTTCCGCCACACCGCGATCCTGCACTCTCGCAACGTTCGTAACATGACCAAAATGGGACGCGCGTTGGACACCACTTTGTTTATCAAAAATGGTCCGTCGATGGCTGGTCTAGGTCTTGGTGGCGAAGGATACCTCTCCTTTTCGATCGCAGGGCCAACGGGCGAAGGGGTCACCACCCCGGTTACGTTTACCCGCGAACGACGCTGCAGCATGATCGATGCACTTAACGTGGTCGGCAGCCCCGACGTCCTATAA
- a CDS encoding EutN/CcmL family microcompartment protein — translation MFIARVTGSVVSTQKVASMTGHKLLIVEPYRLDEQSRDALVTTGRTFVAVDTLGAGEGDYVLVVQGSSARLTPETSKLPIDAVVIGIVDNVRIDKLSVYDRT, via the coding sequence ATGTTTATCGCCCGCGTGACCGGATCGGTTGTCAGTACGCAAAAAGTTGCGTCGATGACCGGCCATAAATTGCTGATCGTTGAACCTTATCGGTTGGACGAACAGTCGCGTGATGCCTTGGTGACGACTGGTCGCACTTTTGTGGCGGTTGATACGCTTGGCGCAGGGGAAGGTGATTATGTGCTGGTTGTCCAGGGCAGCAGTGCTCGCTTGACCCCCGAGACCAGCAAACTGCCAATTGACGCCGTCGTGATCGGAATCGTCGACAACGTTCGAATCGACAAACTAAGCGTATACGATCGCACCTAA
- a CDS encoding acetate/propionate family kinase has translation MKVLVANLGSTSFKYQVLDMTDESCLAKGAVDRIGEASSHCRVAIGDWSDEQTMPVPDHGVAVEACLRQLTDPEHGCLKDPSEVSAIGFKAVHGGRVSGVQLVNDDVLDAMSEMNSAAPAHNPPYIAAMRTLAEKVAGIPLVAAFETGFHLTIPASRRTYAIPREWTDGWKIQKWGFHGASHRYIATRMSELLGKPDARVISCHLGGSSSLCAIQNGESMATTMGMTPQTGLPQNNRVGDFDPFALPIIMQHTGETLEQTLSRLANECGLLGLSGKSADIRDIEQAAAEGDADCQAALDVYVAEIRRHLGGMLVALGGADAICFTAGIGENGDAIRAAVCEGLSDLGIEIDTVKNAQPDTNALGEATIHSDSSRTSVWIVPTNEELIVARQCCQLLQDQNQ, from the coding sequence ATGAAAGTTTTAGTTGCAAATCTCGGATCGACCAGTTTCAAGTACCAAGTCCTCGACATGACCGATGAGTCATGTTTAGCGAAAGGTGCTGTGGATCGAATCGGAGAAGCGAGTAGTCACTGCCGCGTGGCGATTGGAGATTGGTCCGACGAACAAACAATGCCGGTCCCCGATCATGGCGTTGCAGTGGAGGCCTGTTTACGACAACTGACCGATCCCGAACATGGTTGTTTGAAGGATCCGTCGGAAGTATCCGCCATCGGTTTCAAAGCCGTACACGGAGGCCGGGTTTCGGGTGTTCAACTGGTAAACGACGACGTTTTAGACGCGATGTCTGAAATGAATTCGGCCGCCCCAGCACACAACCCTCCCTACATTGCAGCGATGCGTACCCTGGCAGAAAAGGTTGCTGGGATTCCTTTAGTAGCCGCTTTTGAAACAGGATTTCATCTGACGATTCCCGCATCGCGACGCACGTACGCGATCCCACGAGAATGGACAGATGGTTGGAAGATCCAGAAGTGGGGATTTCATGGCGCAAGCCATCGTTACATCGCCACTCGAATGAGTGAACTGTTGGGGAAACCGGACGCACGAGTGATCTCTTGTCACCTAGGTGGCAGCAGCAGCTTATGTGCGATCCAAAATGGAGAAAGCATGGCCACCACCATGGGCATGACTCCCCAAACGGGACTTCCTCAGAACAATCGTGTCGGAGATTTTGATCCATTTGCCCTTCCCATCATCATGCAACATACCGGCGAAACGCTTGAGCAAACGCTCAGCCGACTAGCCAATGAATGTGGGCTGCTGGGTTTAAGTGGAAAGAGCGCCGACATCCGCGATATTGAACAGGCTGCTGCGGAAGGGGATGCCGATTGCCAGGCAGCCCTGGATGTATACGTTGCTGAGATTCGTCGGCATTTAGGTGGGATGCTTGTCGCACTGGGTGGCGCCGATGCGATTTGCTTTACCGCTGGAATCGGAGAAAACGGAGACGCCATTCGGGCCGCAGTGTGTGAAGGGTTGAGCGACCTGGGAATCGAAATCGATACCGTTAAAAACGCGCAACCTGATACCAATGCACTCGGTGAAGCGACCATTCACAGCGATTCCAGTCGAACTTCGGTCTGGATTGTTCCGACGAACGAAGAATTGATTGTGGCTCGGCAATGTTGCCAATTGCTGCAAGACCAGAATCAGTAG
- a CDS encoding BMC domain-containing protein produces MNQAIGLIETNGLLPLIEATDAMAKAANVEIVKRIDIGGGLVTTVVSGDVGSVRAAVEAGSAAAAQVGSLISSHVIARPAEGLAEAFLA; encoded by the coding sequence ATGAATCAAGCAATTGGGTTGATCGAAACCAATGGATTGCTCCCACTGATCGAAGCCACCGACGCCATGGCCAAAGCAGCCAACGTCGAAATTGTCAAACGAATCGATATCGGTGGTGGCTTGGTAACCACCGTCGTCAGCGGTGACGTTGGCAGTGTCCGTGCCGCTGTCGAAGCAGGCAGTGCTGCTGCAGCTCAGGTCGGTAGCCTGATCAGTAGCCACGTGATCGCCCGCCCAGCCGAAGGTTTGGCAGAAGCATTTTTGGCGTAG
- a CDS encoding BMC domain-containing protein — MANNNEALGMIETKGFVTLIEAVDAMMKSANVKFLGWDKVGSGLVSAFVSGDVAAVKAATDAGASAAGRIGEVVSVQVIARPHDDIGKVLKTKMPTA, encoded by the coding sequence ATGGCTAACAACAACGAGGCTCTCGGCATGATCGAGACCAAAGGTTTCGTCACATTGATCGAAGCGGTCGATGCAATGATGAAATCAGCAAATGTGAAATTTTTGGGCTGGGACAAAGTTGGCAGTGGTTTGGTCAGCGCGTTTGTCTCGGGCGATGTCGCTGCCGTCAAAGCAGCAACGGACGCCGGAGCTTCGGCAGCTGGTCGAATTGGTGAAGTCGTCAGCGTCCAAGTGATCGCTCGGCCTCATGATGACATCGGCAAGGTTCTGAAGACCAAAATGCCAACCGCTTAG
- the pduL gene encoding phosphate propanoyltransferase yields MMTDPAVIESLVRRAVKAAMHSGAGDTSSSPSPLGWVDGRPNLRVSISARHCHLTDEHVEILFGKGATLTPEKPLYQDGFFAAAQTVMVVGPRRRMLPSVRVLGPTRNHSQVELALTDSISLGIDAPTRHSGDIEGTPGCVLVGPAGTVQLEKGVIRAARHVHMNFDDCEYYGVKNGDMMQLAIKSPSCSVTFDDLLVRADKAAKLEVHIDTDEGNACHLDAAESIELKPQDGGCKCHG; encoded by the coding sequence ATGATGACCGATCCAGCCGTCATAGAATCACTTGTCCGCCGCGCTGTCAAAGCCGCGATGCATTCGGGTGCAGGCGATACGTCCAGTTCTCCCTCCCCGTTGGGCTGGGTAGATGGACGCCCCAACCTGCGTGTCAGCATTTCGGCCCGGCACTGCCATCTTACCGACGAGCATGTCGAAATCTTGTTTGGCAAAGGGGCGACGCTAACGCCTGAAAAACCTTTGTATCAAGACGGCTTTTTCGCCGCGGCGCAAACCGTGATGGTGGTGGGCCCACGTCGCCGGATGCTTCCCAGCGTTCGCGTCCTCGGCCCCACTCGCAATCACAGCCAGGTCGAACTTGCCTTGACCGATTCGATCTCCCTCGGGATCGATGCTCCGACTCGCCACAGTGGCGACATTGAGGGGACGCCCGGCTGCGTCTTGGTCGGTCCGGCAGGAACGGTGCAATTAGAGAAAGGTGTCATCCGCGCCGCTCGCCACGTCCATATGAACTTTGATGACTGCGAATACTACGGCGTCAAGAACGGTGACATGATGCAACTGGCGATCAAAAGCCCTTCCTGCAGCGTCACCTTTGACGACCTTTTGGTGCGGGCCGACAAAGCGGCCAAACTAGAAGTCCACATCGACACCGACGAAGGCAATGCCTGTCACCTGGATGCCGCGGAGTCGATTGAATTAAAACCGCAGGATGGCGGCTGCAAGTGCCACGGCTAA
- a CDS encoding DeoR/GlpR family DNA-binding transcription regulator: MVSVNGNDLSRLETRRQELRRTLQAHGFVALGDLAERMGVSESTVRRDLDYLEEQGDAKRTHGGVFWTGSPTSMRLFETREDSHWQRKRVIAAAAAKLVSDHETILLDGGSTTYELARQLVGRPLQVVTNSLPVANLFAASEASDLVLIGGCVDHRTGVAIGPFANQMLGKLNVSQAFLSVAGIDPRGFYNSNLLLVETEQAMIASADRSIVVADSSKFGRASLSRLCGLGEVSCIVTDKKLAPEWAERLQTAGPQLVWGDESV; encoded by the coding sequence ATGGTCAGCGTCAACGGCAACGATCTGAGTCGATTGGAAACGCGCCGCCAGGAGCTTCGGCGGACGCTGCAGGCGCACGGATTTGTCGCATTGGGCGACCTAGCCGAGCGAATGGGCGTCAGCGAATCGACGGTCCGTCGTGATCTGGATTACTTGGAAGAGCAGGGAGACGCCAAGCGAACGCATGGGGGCGTTTTCTGGACCGGATCCCCGACCAGCATGCGGTTATTCGAAACCCGTGAGGATTCCCATTGGCAGCGAAAGCGTGTGATCGCCGCAGCGGCGGCAAAACTGGTTTCGGACCACGAAACCATTTTGCTGGACGGCGGCAGCACGACCTATGAATTGGCTAGACAACTGGTGGGTCGGCCTTTGCAGGTTGTGACAAATAGTCTGCCGGTCGCCAACTTGTTCGCGGCCAGCGAGGCTTCCGATTTGGTTTTGATCGGCGGCTGCGTGGATCACCGAACGGGTGTTGCGATCGGTCCGTTTGCGAATCAGATGTTGGGCAAACTAAATGTCAGCCAAGCCTTTTTGTCGGTCGCGGGGATCGATCCAAGGGGCTTTTACAACAGCAACTTACTGCTAGTCGAAACCGAGCAAGCGATGATCGCATCGGCAGACCGATCGATTGTCGTCGCCGACAGCAGCAAATTTGGTCGAGCCAGTTTGTCACGGTTGTGCGGTTTAGGAGAAGTCTCCTGCATTGTTACCGACAAGAAATTAGCACCTGAGTGGGCCGAGAGACTTCAAACAGCAGGTCCGCAATTAGTATGGGGCGACGAATCGGTGTAA